The Paenibacillus polymyxa M1 DNA segment GGAGTTCACCTCCTTTAAAATAGCAACCATCGTCATGTGTATCTTATGGGAAGATGATCGATAGCATTTGGTCAATCCGGTGACCATACGTGTGCTCCCGCAGGGTTCGTTCCAGAGCACGCAGAGCAATCTCACGGCGCTCCTTTTCATGCGTCAAATAAAACTCAACCTTCTCCAGCAGTTCCTGCTGAGAACTGTAAGTTTCAATCTCTTCCCCTGGCTTGTAAAAACGAGCCAGATCGTCTCTTGTATCCGTCAGTTGCAACGTTCCGCTGGCGGAAATTTCAAACGTGCGGGGATTTGGCGAAATCCCCGGAATTTTCAGTGAGTTGTTGTTCACCGAATCATCCTGATGGGAACGATGAAGATTAATTACGATTTTGCTGCCGTTATACGTATCATTGGTCTCGCCCGGAGACATCCAGCGGCCCAGCTCAATTTTGTCACCATACGACTGATAATCCGGAAGACGATCCCACCAGATTCCATTGATTTTAATGTTGCGGGCCATGAGCTGCGGCATAATCGGATTGAAGAAATAGATGCGATTCCAGTAGGCTGAGCCTGTAAATCCAATCTCACGTCGCACTGAAGCAGGCGAGCTGAGTGGAAAATAGTGAGTCAAAAATGCCCCGAATGGCAAGTAGTGCACCGACGTGCAGCCCAATTGACGATACAGTTCTATACAGTTCATTTCTAAGGTGAACACATAATCATAATTCGTCACCATTTTGGTCGTCGTATCGGTGTAATAGGGATCGTCCGTCAGCCAGATGGCAGTGGGAATGCCCAACTGGCGTACTGCAGCAACCTGCTCTAACGGTAGATCCATCCCATCCAGTGCCAGCATCAGATTCGGACGAAGCTGAGCAGCAATATCTCCTACCGGCTGGCGCGGGTCTGTTACGGTAACCTGAGCCGTCATGCTCTGCAATGTGGTAATGACCGCCTCATCCAGCGGAGAATACGGAAGGCCTTTGCCCGAGACGACATACAGTACATGGATCTGTCGAAAAGGGAACGTTGCTTTTGTTCGCGAGACAATCGCGTTAGCGCGTCCGCGCAGGTATCCCTCGTCGTATCCGTCATGGATCCCCGCAGCTCTCCCCTTCTCCCAGGAGGCCGCCGCCGTCTGGTGAACAGCTGGGTCATACGGTCCTGTCGTAGATATCGTCATCACTTTCACTCCTCACTGTTTATGGTGTTTACTTTAGGCCATCGCCTTGTCCAGCAATTCTTCCATACGATTCGAGTACCTATGCTTTTGCATGGTGGTGTGCAGTGCGCGCCAAGCTATGCGTTCGCGTTCCCAGTCATGCTTGAGATAATAGTCCAGCTTCACTTTCAGTTCCTCTGCTCCCGAGAAGGTCTCAATGTCATAGCCTGGTTGGTAATAACGGCTCAGATCCTTCCGCACATCCGTCATTTGAAGCGTCCCGCAAGCAGAAATTTCGTATGTCCGAGGATTGATGGACTCCGCTGACAACTGATGTGTATTCCGATTATCCAGTCCGGGGTCTGTCGGGCGGTGCATATTGATGACAATTTTGGAACCGTTATAATATCGAGCGGTCTCTTCCGGCTCCATAAAACCCGGACGGATAAAGCGTTCCAGCACATCCCGCCGGGTCAGCCGATCCCAGTGCCCACCTACGATCAGCACTCTTTTATCCGCCAAGAAGGGAGCAAGGTAGTCAAACAGCTTCACACGGTTCCAGAAGGCATTTCCAATGAAGCAAATATCATGCTGATGTTCACGTTCTACCCGCCGGGGATAAAAGATACGGGCTGACACAGCAAGCGGCATATAGTGGACCCTCGTTACTCCCTGATCACGATAAAACGGCAGACAAGAATTTTCATGCGTAAAAACGACATCGTAGGATTGACAGATCAACGCCGTATCCTCCGTAAAGTAGGGATCATCTACAAACCATATGGCCGTCCGAATGCCCATGGCTCGTATTTGTTGTACCTGCTCCAGATGATCGTCCGGAAACACATGCAGCCCATTCATGACCAGTACGAGATCTGGACGGTGAGCCTTAGCGTCAGCCAGCATCGTGGCAGGAGTACCGATGGCGCACGAGCTGCATATTTGGCTTAATGCCTCTTGCACACCTGTGTCTATAGCTACGAAACCTTGCGGAATATACAACACTTTCAACTGGCGAACAGCAGGTTGTATTGCCACGACCTGTGACAGAGCAGCCGTGCAACCGCCCATTCTGCGTCCTTCCCGATAGCCGCATCGGTATGCTTCGCGTTCATTTCCGCTTCGTTGATCATTCACATCCTTCACCCTGTCCTGTTGTAGGATAAACTTCTGTCACTCCTAAACTATATGCACAGGGGTCAAACGCATCATGGACGACTGCCACTGCCCGGACAAAATTGGCGTTTGCCCGTCCAACTGCCCAAACGCAAATAACCCCGAAGCTGCTAGGCTTCGGGGGGTTAACCGTAATAGATGATTTTCATAGTTTACTGTGCCTTGTAAGCGACCTGGTGGCCATCTTCATAACCTTTGGCAAAGCCTGAATTGAAACCCTCATTGTAAGCAGCATCATATCCCTGCTGGAATGCCTGCGGGTCATGCTCTAATGCAACAGGAATGGGCTGTGGGTTCTCCGCAGAAGGAGCTGCGGCCGGGTTAGCTTGAGGTTTTTTCCGTCGCCGCAGAAGAGAACGTCTTCTACGTACTGAATTAAGCCCCCTTTTACGGCGTCTAAGAGCAAGCAGACGTCTTCTTCTCCGTTTTAATCTACGAATGCTAGAACGCCGGGCATCTTTACGTCTTTTGCGGGCTTTGTCTCGAGCTGTGCGTTCCCACCTTGTACTCATTTTCATTCCTCCTTTGTTTTCTCGTCTTGGTTTCATTTTTTTGAACAGGCACATGGAGCCATGGCTTCGTTGGTTTCCCATATACCTGTCTTCTTAAAGGAATACCCGCCAACATTTTCGTGATTTCTCCCTGGTAGTTGCTGAGTATACGGATGGTCTCTTCCAGACGGGGAGCCGACATATCCGCATGGGGCGTCAAGTCCGCAAGACTGGTCAGCATCCGGGCAACGGCGTGCTGGCTGGCAGCAATAGACTCCATCATATCCAGCTTAATCTCACGTTCACGCCTCATGCTCATTAGTTCATATCCCCCGAGCCCATGCCTCCCATCATCCCTTCCATTCCGCCACCCTGCTGCTCATCCTGGTCCAGCAATGCTTTGAGATTACTGCATAGTCCAGTCTGAAGCCGGGTTAATCCCTCCAGCATTTCCACCATCTGCTCGTGAATTTCCAAAGGCCGTCCCAACTGCTCTTCATCGGTGTCAAATGCGTGAGGCGCCAGATGGTTCAGCGTCCAATTGCGCATTTTTTCTGCTTCGACCGCCTTGGCCTCCAGAATCATAGACACATTCCGCTGCATCTTGGAGGCTGCGTCCAGCATGTGAATCATTGCTTTTTCCCTACTCATGTGTTCACTCCCTCCCCTCGATTGTTACACTACTCCTCTTCCGGGTATGCCGTCTCCTTCACGACACGAACGAGCATTTCAGCCATTGCTTCCTGAAGGTCGGCAATACCGTTCAAATAGGCAACAATGCTTTTGTTTACTTGTCCCGAGCTATCAATAATGCCCGGAATTCCATCAAAACGCGGCTCCTCATCCGGCAGTTCATGTATGATCTGTGCCATGCGCACGACCACCTGCCGTTCCGCATCCAGCAGCCTCGACATCTGCTGCTGCGAGTGCGAAATATGGATCAGCAAATCATCTAACTCGTTATGCATAAGCCCCTCCTTTATGTGTTCCGCCGTGCGGAACGCACGAAATACCTACGGGCTTTCCGCTACTACAGCGTATGCC contains these protein-coding regions:
- a CDS encoding CgeB family protein, which gives rise to MTISTTGPYDPAVHQTAAASWEKGRAAGIHDGYDEGYLRGRANAIVSRTKATFPFRQIHVLYVVSGKGLPYSPLDEAVITTLQSMTAQVTVTDPRQPVGDIAAQLRPNLMLALDGMDLPLEQVAAVRQLGIPTAIWLTDDPYYTDTTTKMVTNYDYVFTLEMNCIELYRQLGCTSVHYLPFGAFLTHYFPLSSPASVRREIGFTGSAYWNRIYFFNPIMPQLMARNIKINGIWWDRLPDYQSYGDKIELGRWMSPGETNDTYNGSKIVINLHRSHQDDSVNNNSLKIPGISPNPRTFEISASGTLQLTDTRDDLARFYKPGEEIETYSSQQELLEKVEFYLTHEKERREIALRALERTLREHTYGHRIDQMLSIIFP
- a CDS encoding CgeB family protein, with protein sequence MKDVNDQRSGNEREAYRCGYREGRRMGGCTAALSQVVAIQPAVRQLKVLYIPQGFVAIDTGVQEALSQICSSCAIGTPATMLADAKAHRPDLVLVMNGLHVFPDDHLEQVQQIRAMGIRTAIWFVDDPYFTEDTALICQSYDVVFTHENSCLPFYRDQGVTRVHYMPLAVSARIFYPRRVEREHQHDICFIGNAFWNRVKLFDYLAPFLADKRVLIVGGHWDRLTRRDVLERFIRPGFMEPEETARYYNGSKIVINMHRPTDPGLDNRNTHQLSAESINPRTYEISACGTLQMTDVRKDLSRYYQPGYDIETFSGAEELKVKLDYYLKHDWERERIAWRALHTTMQKHRYSNRMEELLDKAMA